In Pristiophorus japonicus isolate sPriJap1 chromosome 2, sPriJap1.hap1, whole genome shotgun sequence, one genomic interval encodes:
- the tmem129 gene encoding E3 ubiquitin-protein ligase TM129 isoform X2 has protein sequence MDSPEAAFSLFYVVLSFCFVFTPTEFRSAGVTVQDLLSEQLGSEDLGFTHYHIRRTAATVTVHSLLPLGYYAGMCLASSGEKHYYFLVSEGWMIYFVIAVLLPAIVSLVVLYWSLNKWDNHPIARSLAHHALPQSGWRAVASSVNTEFRRIDKFASGAPGARVIVTDTWVMKVTTYSVHIAQQQDIHLTLTESRQHELCPDLNTPVQFLTIRVGSINPNVKPFDIRLNSTEYGELREKLHTTVRNAHNVVIHQSLSDMFLDTFKIQVELNQRYHLSGNQVQQAIKKANGMLTFITRRFEFESRDALLQLYRALVRPHPGALCTVLVSLPKEGCTCH, from the exons ATGGACAGCCCTGAGGCGGCCTTCAGCCTTTTCTACGTCGTGTTGTCGTTCTGTTTTGTTTTCACTCCGACCGAGTTCCGCTCGGCGGGGGTGACGGTGCAGGACCTGCTGTCTGAGCAGCTGGGCAGTGAGGACCTGGGCTTCACCCACTATCACATCCGCAGGACGGCGGCCACCGTCACCGTGCATTCGCTGCTGCCGCTAG GTTATTATGCAGGAATGTGTCTTGCATCTTCAGGTGAAAAGCACTACTACTTTCTAGTAAGCGAGGGCTGGATGATTTACTTCGTGATTGCCGTGCTCCTCCCTGCCATTGTTAGCCTTGTGGTGTTGTACTGGTCCTTAAATAAGTGGGACAACCATCCGATAGCCAGAAGCCTTGCGCACCATGCCCTTCCGCAGTCTGGTTGGAGAGCTGTGGCATCTTCTGTTAATACCGAGTTCCGACGGATTGATAAATTTGCGTCTGGGGCACCAGGAGCCCGAGTTATTGTCACTGATACCTGGGTGATGAAGGTGACTACGTATAGTGTTCATATAGCGCAACAGCAGGACATTCACCTCACTTTGACTGAATCAAGGCAGCATGAGCTGTGTCCTGACCTGAACACGCCAGTGCAATTCCTCACAATCCGAGTGGGCAGCATCAATCCGAACGTCAAGCCATTCGACATTAG GTTGAATTCGACAGAGTACGGCGAACTGCGTGAGAAACTCCACACAACAGTTCGTAATGCCCATAATGTAGTCATCCATCAGTCTCTGAGCGACATGTTTCTTGACACGTTCAAGATCCAGGTGGAATTGAACCAGCGGTATCATCTATCTGGTAATCAGGTACAG caagcaattaagaaagcaaatggtatgttgacattTATTACAAGACGATTTGAGTTTGAGAGCAGagatgccttactgcaattatatagggccctggtgagaccacacccaggAGCAttatgtaccgttttggtctccttaccgaaagaaggatgtacttgccattga
- the tmem129 gene encoding E3 ubiquitin-protein ligase TM129 isoform X3 has translation MDSPEAAFSLFYVVLSFCFVFTPTEFRSAGVTVQDLLSEQLGSEDLGFTHYHIRRTAATVTVHSLLPLGYYAGMCLASSGEKHYYFLVSEGWMIYFVIAVLLPAIVSLVVLYWSLNKWDNHPIARSLAHHALPQSGWRAVASSVNTEFRRIDKFASGAPGARVIVTDTWVMKVTTYSVHIAQQQDIHLTLTESRQHELCPDLNTPVQFLTIRVGSINPNVKPFDIRLNSTEYGELREKLHTTVRNAHNVVIHQSLSDMFLDTFKIQVELNQRYHLSGNQGSEE, from the exons ATGGACAGCCCTGAGGCGGCCTTCAGCCTTTTCTACGTCGTGTTGTCGTTCTGTTTTGTTTTCACTCCGACCGAGTTCCGCTCGGCGGGGGTGACGGTGCAGGACCTGCTGTCTGAGCAGCTGGGCAGTGAGGACCTGGGCTTCACCCACTATCACATCCGCAGGACGGCGGCCACCGTCACCGTGCATTCGCTGCTGCCGCTAG GTTATTATGCAGGAATGTGTCTTGCATCTTCAGGTGAAAAGCACTACTACTTTCTAGTAAGCGAGGGCTGGATGATTTACTTCGTGATTGCCGTGCTCCTCCCTGCCATTGTTAGCCTTGTGGTGTTGTACTGGTCCTTAAATAAGTGGGACAACCATCCGATAGCCAGAAGCCTTGCGCACCATGCCCTTCCGCAGTCTGGTTGGAGAGCTGTGGCATCTTCTGTTAATACCGAGTTCCGACGGATTGATAAATTTGCGTCTGGGGCACCAGGAGCCCGAGTTATTGTCACTGATACCTGGGTGATGAAGGTGACTACGTATAGTGTTCATATAGCGCAACAGCAGGACATTCACCTCACTTTGACTGAATCAAGGCAGCATGAGCTGTGTCCTGACCTGAACACGCCAGTGCAATTCCTCACAATCCGAGTGGGCAGCATCAATCCGAACGTCAAGCCATTCGACATTAG GTTGAATTCGACAGAGTACGGCGAACTGCGTGAGAAACTCCACACAACAGTTCGTAATGCCCATAATGTAGTCATCCATCAGTCTCTGAGCGACATGTTTCTTGACACGTTCAAGATCCAGGTGGAATTGAACCAGCGGTATCATCTATCTGGTAATCAG